CCAAGGATATATGCAGGCTGTTTTCGTTGGAGGCAGATCAAGTTATCAAGTTTGTGGAGAATAGGCCATTTAATGACCAAAGGTACTTCTCGGACCTTCAAAAACTCAAGAACTTGGGGTGGTCAGAAAGGACAACATGGACAGAAGGCCTAAAGAAGACCATGGAGTGGTATTTGAGCAATCCAGATTGGTGGGGAGATGTCTCTGGAGCTCTTCTCTCTCATCCAAGAATGCTGATGATGCCAGGAATTGAAAGAAATGCATCTGATGTGGGTATTTCTGCCGCCTCTTACATGGCGAACAGTTCCCATCGAAAGGGAATGGTGATTCCTGTTCCTAAAACCAATCCTACTATTCAGAAACCTCTTATGAAGTTTTTGATATATGGGAGAACTGGTTGGATTGGTGGACTTCTAGGGAAACTTTGTGAGAAACAAGGGTTACCGTTTAAGTATGGAAAAGGGCGTTTACAGGAGCGCTCACAGGTGTTGGCGGATATACAGAGTGTTAGgcccacccatgttctcaatGCTGCTGGAGTGACGGGTCGACCCAACGTGGATTGGTGCGAGTCTCATAAACCTGAGACAATCCGTACTAATGTTGTTGGCACGTTAACGTTGGCTGATGTTTGCAAGGAGCATGGGCTTTTGATGGTGAATTTCGCTACTGGATGTATTTTTGAGTATGATGATGCTCATCCGTTAGGTTCAGGCATTGGGTTAAAGGAGGAAGACAAACCCAATTTCACTGGTTCCTTCTATTCAAAAACCAAGGCCATGGTAATTCCTCCCATCCTCCTTACTAATATTTATTAGCTACAAAATTTGCAAATAGATCATAGATCagtcaatttctttttctttttttttttcccctccgaACCAGGTTGAAGAACTTCTGAATGAATATGACAACGTGTGCACCCTCAGAGTCCGAATGCCAATATCATCTGATCTGAGCAATCCACGAAACTTCATCACGAAAATTGCAAAATATGACAAAGTGGTCAATATCCCCAACAGCATGACCATATTGGATGAGCTGCTACCCATTTCAATTGAGATGGCCAAACGGAACTTGAGGGGCATATGGAACTTCACAAACCCAGGTGTTGTGAGCCATAATGAGATTCTCGAGATGTACAAGAAGTACATCAACCCAAACTTCAAATGGGTTAATTTCACGCTAGATGAGCAAGCCAAGGTTATCATTGCCCCTCGTAGCAACAATGAAATGGACGCATCCAAATTGAAGAACGAATTCCCTGAGTTGTTGTCTATTAAGGAATCACTGATCAAGTACGTTTTTGAACCCAACAAGAAAAGCTTCACTGCTTGAGTCGCATATAGCCATTTGATAAAAGTAAGAAGAGATCTTTGCCTGATGCACGAGTCGGCTTTCCGTTAAAAATCATATATCTTCAAATTCTTGTCATTCTTTTTCATATTGTCCTTTTCATTGATTTATATGCTGCGATATCTAGCGTGATTCCACATGGTGGTCTATATTACCATTTGTTTGTTCTTATAGTCTGTCTGGTGTGGTAATGAACTCCAGAACTATGTATGCTATGTTTATGTCTCCTGCCAGTTTGGATTTGTGTAATATATTGGATTTTACTATATGAAGCCGCTTCTCTTCAgtttcactttcttttccaAGTTTTTCTTGATTCACTGGATTATATTGTGTATGATATTATAAGTGTCTTGCTTTACTTAATTAGTTTTGAAATTCAATCAACCACATGAAAGCCCACATTTGTATGGGAGACTGCAGTTGAAGATGTTGCGTGTTTACAAACTCAGCTGCATGATTGCACTTTTTAATACGCCTTGCTTGTTCCCTTCGAAATAACAGCTTCCAAGTAGTCATTGGCCTCTTGGAAATTACCTTGAAATGCTTGTCACTACAACAATTTTGGCTTTTCATGACAAAAACTAGTGAAGAAAATAGTACTAATTTTGTGAGAAAATAGAGTTTCATCGTCTATAACACCAAAGGAAACAATAAACAGACGAGAAATTTAAATTTCCTGGTCATACATCAATAATTAGCAACAAAAGTAGCATTTCGTCATTCAACATAAAACCAAAAGAACTGTACgcaaggaaattttttatttctcgcCCCCGAAAATGCTTTTCAGTGCGCCAAATCATGGAGAGCACATTACTAAGTTCTATTTTTGTCTCTATTGGCAAGCATTTTGGCGAGGAAAGCTATTTCATCGGAAAAATTATTGGCGGTCTTGGGGCACTGCCACGTTGTGCCCCAATACCCTCATTCACCACACATTCCTGTGGATCAGTTGGTTCATTAAACCTCCctcaatatcatttttttttcttaataactCTCTTTTCCTTGCTATGTGTTAACCTATTGTCGAAGCAACTAAACTGTAATCAGTCACCGAACTACCGTGGGTGATACTCTCTGTTCTGTCATTTCCCCCTTTTTCTTCACATCAGAATTTGCTATTTGTAGCAACTTGTTTTTGCCTAGTTTTCTCATATCTTGAAGTACTTGATGTTTTTGTGCTTAtgctagtttttctttttctgcaacTTCTTGTGGTTCTCGCGCCTTTCCAGTAATGGTGGTCCTTTTTATCCTTTGTACTCGGAGAATATTAAAGCCCCGTCAagtttttctattttgtatCACTAAATATTTATGCAAGCCTATTAAAGAAGGCACATTCTTACTAGTGAGGAGATGACTCATGGTTGGTTCACTATATATCATACTTAATATGCCCACAAAGACTTATCTCCTTTTTTGGGTAATTGCAAAAACGAACCTTTATTAGTTTATGAACTATTAATAGAAGTATTTCTTGGCACTGGTGGATGCCTTTTTGCCTACTGTTTCGTTCACTTTTTTCAGGGTTTAAGACTCGATTACTCACTTTTGCAAATCTCCTAAACAGAGCAATTCCAGCTGGTGAGAATGGAGTtttaaacttcaaaattgcacAGTGGTAGGGCATAACCTGTTGGGTTCAAGATAAATTGAAACCCAACTTGAAACTCTAATTACGTtaccccctccccctccccctccccctccccgtCTCCGTCCCCCTCCCCCTCaacttttatgttatttttggtGTAGATAAACTTTACTCCTGGAAAGACCTCATTTAGTAACCAATAGAAGCTGTGTTTACAGACATGAATGTGATCCTTGGGGCCGTATGCTATTCACTACCTACTCGAAAGAAGGACGATGCTACCGAAACAAATTGGGATTGTGCTGGCTTTGGGTCTCTAAAATCAATTCATCTCTCTGTGAACGGTCTCCCAATAAgttctctcttcaattattactttcatttctctatttTATCTAtatctccctcaaaatccaaaccaaacaaagccttcaCTTAAAGAAGGATTGAACAactgttgaaacttgaaaaggTTCTGATCTAAATGCTCTCCAGCCGGATGGTTTCCCTCCTTTGCCTACAAATCGGTTTGCCCCTTTCATTGCTCGACACATTGACAGCGAAGATATCAgtattaaaattaattaatgcattgttgtcttttattttagggaaaatgacggctaaggacatgccttgataattaataccagccatggacattttcagcattaacaattgttcttagcatgtccttggagggtattaattatcaaaacatatcatgggccgtcattttccctttattttatttggaccaagtttatttttgtaattgggCTAGTTTGTGTTATTTTGTTATTGGGCCAAATGGTTGTGTTAAGCCCAAGTCTATTTTGTTATTGGGCCAAATGGTTGTGCCAAGAGAGTAAGCTACCCCTTTTGAGAGATCCAGATTCTCgcctctctctctgttttttccctttttctgcTGCTGCATATGCAGCCctcatttcttctattttcctcttggttcaaaactcaataataaTTTAGGGAAAAGCCAACAATCAGGATATCTATTGCTTTTACTTCTCCTAGCCATTTCTATACTTAACTTAGGGATGACGATGGAGCGGGGTACAGTGAATATCACCATACCTTTGTCCCCGATTCTTGAGCCTCATTCCAATCCCTGTTCCCACCCTCATCACCAATGGGTAAGTATTTTTACACTCTATACCCTCCCAAATGGGAGATAGAAATACTTTTGAGTAGGCATTTCCGTGATGTTTGTTAAAACAAAAGCGAAAAGGAGCGCAAACATATCATGAGGATACAAGAAAGACATGTGAACCAAAAGGATATTAATGTAGGCTGCAATTATTGAAGAAGTtgcatatacacacacacacacacacacacacacacccctttaaTTTCCTCCACAATCGGTGTGTTGGTTCATGTGATTATATATCCACATTTCTTCTAAATGTCTCTAGAATCATTCACATGTAAGATTGCTTATCGTAAATTTTATCTTTGTGCTAAAATATCGCAACACATGTGTTATAAGATTCGTAAATTGTCCCTGTTACATGAACTATTTACCTTGATTGATCCCGTATTTAGAGCTAAAAAGAAGCTATAGTACTGCACATGATCTATGCTTGTTTTAGATTCATCTATTGTCATACTCACATGCTGTGTACCTACCTCAACAATTCAACTAATCACGTAGTTTACCAAAAAGGAAGTACTATTAAAGTTAGTTGGGAGATTTCAaggattatttaaaaaaatttgccattcaaaaaaaaaagaaaaaaaagaagagattatCTAGCTCATTGTTTGAGGTTAAATTGCACAGAGCAATTCATATAGTaagatcttttcttttctgtactTTATCCTAAAGAATAGAGCCTCTCACAATTTAAGCCATTGATCAATGAGATATACCATCGAGATCCAGTGCCAGAGGTTTCTATGCACCAAACTGCAGAGCTAGATAATGTTTGTTTAGGCctgttttggcttaataattaaGTCATGATTTTGttgtcttcattcaaattttcacatttgttagttgtacttcatttttttatgattaTATGGTTCATTTCGTATATAATTATTaaccaaactaaaaaatttcagaaaagacaaaaataatccaaaaagttcgtctattttgtattatttttgtttttagtgaactttttaaaggtgttgatcataattttttatttttaaaatttttctcatcgaaacgaatcaataatcttaaaaaaatttgacataaactaagaaaagcgaaaaaaatacaagttctaaagaaaatgataaaaacgTGCTTTGCAAACacgtttttaagttttttatgAAACTAAACTTGGTGTTTAACTCAGTTTAAGACAACCAAAGCAACGTGAAAGGCGTGTTTACAAaacacaatatttttgaaagttaaacACGATTTAACGTAATTTAGGAATAAATTTCGAAAACATGAGAAAGTAGCCAAAAACCCGTACATTgatccattactgaccgaattAGCATACATTTTGGGTTGATCCGCAATGGGTCCAACATGTGTTGAGTCGAGATGCAAATTTTAGTTGTCCAGTACTGAACATGGACGGTCCGGATCGGCCCAACACGGGACAGCAGGCACTGAATCAAAACCACGGAATGAGCGTTGAAGTAAAGTACTATATAATATATGGTCCCAAATCCGATCGTTATCGAAgagtcattttcccttattatTAGATCTCTCATTCTTGGTCCCACCTTCAGCTACTCCTTTATtcctaataaataaatattaaatacCATTCAGATCTACCTTCTTTGGTGAGGTCCGTCCGTTCGGATAAATAaaccaagtggcttatttttttgttcttatttaatttttttttgtatttgttaatttttcgtcaattttttggggattattgcatcgtcatgacgaaagaaatttaaaaagtaaaaaattatgatcaaagtcaatttcttttgaataaagacgaaaaaattggcttattggtttattttcgtctttattcaaaaaaaattgatttcgatcaaaattttttaccttttagattcctctcgtcatgacgatgcaataatcttaaaaaattgacgaaaaactaacaaatacaaaaaaattttgaataaagacaaaaaaataagccacttgacttatttagccgaacgactTGGTACCTCCCAATTCAGCCTAACCAATACTATGGGTGGTACACTATTTCGGATTTCAAATAAATGATTGGAGCCgtttaaattatttaaattattatttaaaGGATTTTCGTTAAAAATCAACTCATccgaatatcaaaaaaaatgattgaccGATTCCATTGATTTTTATCCTTGCGGATTAAGGATTCGGaatgttttttgtttccttATCCTTAAGGTAAAATATAAGGGACCACATGAATACACTCAGAATGTGACTTCTTCAATTCAATTTTGCTATTAGTTGGATGGGACCACATGAATACACTCAGAATGTGACATTCTTCAATTCAATTTCGCTATTAGTTGGACGGGACCACATGACTACATTCTAATCGTGAccttttttaccaaaaaaaaaaaaaaaaaactcttttaggAGTACTTATTGATAGAGTGGTGCTGCTGTTTAAATCTGTACCAGCgagtacaaatgattttttggaCCTCTttcgggtctcaaaaaaatgatcgaaactactcattttgtttagaatactttgtttatgatcattgtaaaaaataagttcaatccgatatcggtaaggatatttacaaaacaaccaaCTTTGTTACAGAATTCAGgcctgaattctaaagcaaagttggatattTTGTAAACGTTCTTACCGGTaccggattgagtttattttttgcaaggaccataaataaagtattttaaacaaaataagcggttccgatcatttttttgtgaCCCAAAATATGCCCAAAAAGTCATTTGTACACACTGGTACAGATATAAATctgtaccaatatcatttctgttaTTGATACGTCTTACATCACATCATTTACCTTATATAAATTAACTAGTGCtcacccgtgcctacggcactacgcatcccggtTGAAAGAGGATgtcagttgtgtgatttaggtgaaaaccatggacacttaaccgggaagtaagaggatgcactacagcctttgaatcaaatgaatcggagccgttccaacaacttgtccccacacccttctgttttataatagagattaaCGTGAAAAGAAgtctattgaaaaaaaaaaaactatgggttcaccatttggtgtacaccaataTACACCGAACTGTATAAGACCCACCTCGTAGGTCTACACAACTGatgatcgaaattgttcaatacatttaaaataatttgaagagtccgtaaaataaaaaataatctcctTCAGATATTGACAATAGATTGATCGATTTTCGTCTTTGAATTTGCATAGACATATTGAATAAATTAATCAAGCCTTTACCAATATCCGAATGAGTTAATTTTTACAAAGATCATTAAATTAAACCCCTCCTATCAGTAGTGTGGAatctcaaaatcaatctcaCGCAAGGATTAGCGAGAACAAAGCTGTACAtgcttgttttaaaaaaaataaaataaaaagtagacCTTTAATATAGAATAAGAAtaacaaacgtgaaaaaaaaatagaataacaacagaaaacaattccttttgtttttttataactagGTTTTTGTAGCCTCTAGGTTACTTTACGTgtacctcaactaatcttgAAGATCATAAATCTACCATCTATTAGCGAGGGCTCCACTTGACATGGACTGGCTCCCAAGGGGTTTATAGCAAttgaaatatttcaaacttGAGACGCTAGGAATGAGCAAACTTCTAAATCTCCGGCATTAACCACTAAACCCAATACATGGAATTTAACAATTTCTTTTGTAGTTGATGAATCATTGAATAACAAGGTAGATCCAGAGCCGGGCAGAATAGGAGCAGccccatctctccctctctctctcgatctcgatGGTCAGTATTATTCGGACTAGTTTACGTGAATCTTAAttagaaaattcataaaaaattaatttcttacagataccaaaaattaaatccTAATAAATTATACGAGCAGCTAACCTTCGGATTTCTCTTTGTGTGCGTCTCTGTCTGTCTGTTTTCTCTTCGTGTgtctctctgtttctctcacTCTCTGTCCCTCCCCCTAAAATGCGTTTAGTATTAATTATAAAAGTAGTAGAACGGAATCACATAAAGAATGTGAACAGATTAGAGGCGGGTTTTGTGCTGTGAATTTGTTTGGTGGGGCAATAAGGCATCCTTATAAATACGCTAAGTCTTAACCACCTCTCTCCTCACACCTCTCCTTCTTCTCCTCCACCTCTGTCTCAAACTCAATTTCCCCACAAAAACCCCAAACCCCCCCGCCACCCAcccccgcaaaaaaaaaaaaaaaaaaatcccttcaATTTCCTCCTCAAAGATTCTTTATTCTCTCCTCGGTCCCTACCAAAccgtaagtctctctctctgtgtgtgcgCGCGTGTTCATTAAAACCTTTTAGAGTGACCCATTTATTTGTATGTTACACTGCTTTGATTAACAGTTTCCGCATGTGTTAATACTTTGTCAACTACCCGATCTTACAGTAATGTGTTGGGTATTCGtgcatgattaatttttttctgcTAAAACCCTTGATTCTGTGACTCAATCTgtggttttgttgttgtataAATGTTTGATCTTTCTTGGTTGAGATCTAGTTTATTTTTGATGTACTATCTTTTTTTCAGCCTTTGCAGATCCGGCATATTTAAGTAATGAAATACTATCAATTTTAAATGGGCATGTACTTTACATGATAGATTGCTTAGCCTTTGAGTTTGCTGTGACAGTTGTAAATAACACAAGAAATCGTTCACTATTAAAATACTGAATCATTAGAGAAGAGATGAAGGATAAAGAATAATAATATCTGAAGTTGCTTTCAAAGATTGATGCTTGAAGAAGTTAAAGTGGTTTTTGGAATACAAAACTGGAGTagagtccttttttttttttcttcccctgCTTTGTTTCCAGAGAGGTGAAAACCAAACTAGTGTTCACCATTTCAAAATCATGGAATGTCCTTTGAATTCTTGTTTTGGTTGCCTTCAAAATTGTATGTCTGTCATGAGAGTTTGTTATGGTGGAAAATTCCCTGCAAATGCTTTTCTTGGGTTAATTTTGGTCTATGTCGTGTAACTCATTGCTCTATGAATGTAGATAagttcttctctttttttccccttggtCTTGCTGCACTCTTGCGCAAAAGAATTCTCAGAATCACTTTTAGCCGCAAAAACCATAAAATCGTATCATGAAGAGTCCAACTATATTCTGCCCTTGGCTAATAAGCCAACCAAGAGTAACACAGCCATATGGTTACATTTTTGTACTGCACTTCAAGGAGTTATATGATTGGGGATCATCTTCTTTATGTTGTATTTTAGATGGGATGATTAAGGATCATCTTAGACATGGTTATATGTATTCAGGAATAATGTTTCTCTCCATTTTCTTGCATGTAAACATATGTGCTTTCATCTGTTTTACCATCTTTTTCGAGATATGTTTAGTTTCTAATCTCTTTGTTTACAGTGAACTAATCTTTGAATGTGGGATATGAACAGTTGTTTGGACATGGCTGAATACGAACCCAAGAACATCCTCATAACTGGAGCTGCTGGCTTCATTGCATCCCATGTTGCCAATCGGCTTATCCGGAACTACCCTCACTACAAAATCGTTGTTCTGGACAAGCTTGATTACTGTTCAAACTTGAAAAACCTCAGGCCTTCTCAATCATCACCAAATTTCAAGTTCATCAAGGGAGACATTGCGAGTGCTGACCTTGTCAACTTCGTTCTCCTTACCGAATCCATCGACACAATTATGCATTTTGCAGCCCAAACCCATGTTGACAACTCCTTTGGAAATAGCTTTGAGTTTACCAAAAACAATATCTACGGCACCCATGTCCTTTTGGAAGCTTGTAAAGTCACTGGCCAAATCAAGAGATTTATTCATGTGAGTACTGATGAGGTTTACGGAGAAACAGATGAGGATGCACTAGTGGGAAATCATGAGGCTTCTCAGCTCCTCCCAACAAACCCTTACTCTGCGACTAAAGCTGGGGCTGAGATGCTTGTGATGGCATACGGACGGTCATATGGTTTACCCGTGATAACTACTAGAGGAAACAATGTGTATGGACCGAATCAGTTTCCCGAGAAGATGATTCCCAAGTTCATCCTCTTAGCAATGAGAGGACAGACTCTTCCGATCCATGGGGATGGGTCTAATGTGAGGAGTTACCTCTATTGTGAGGATGTTGCTGAGGCTTTTGAAACTATTCTCCACAAGGGTGAAGTAGGGCATGTTTACAATATCGGCACGGATAAGGAAAGGACGGTGCTTGATGTTGCCAAGGATATATGCAGGCTGTTTTCGTTGGAGGCAGATCAAGTTATCAAGTTTGTGGAGAATAGGCCATTTAATGACCAAAGGTACTTCTTGGACCATCAAAAGCTCAAGAACTTGGGGTGGTCAGAAAGGACAACATGGGCTGAAGGCCTAAAGAAGACCATGGAGTGGTATTTGAGCAATCCAGATTGGTGGGGAGATGTCTCTGGAGCTCTTCTCCCTCATCCAAGAATGCTGATGATGCCAGGAATTGAAAGAAATGCATCTGATGTGGGTATTTCTGCCGCCTCTTACATGGCGAACAGTTCCCATCGAAAGGGAATGGTGATTCCTGTTCCTAAAACCAATCCCTCTATTCAGAAACCTCTTCTGAAGTTTTTGATATATGGGAGAACTGGTTGGATTGGTGGACTTCTAGGGAAACTTTGTGAGAAACAAGGGATACCGTTTGAGTATGGAAAAGGGCGTTTACAGGAGCGCTCACAGGTGTTGGCGGATATACAGAGTGTTAGGCCCACCCATGTTCTAAATGCTGCTGGAGTGACGGGTCGACCCAACGTGGATTGGTGCGAGTCTCATAAACCCGAGACAATCAGTACTAATGTTGTTGGCACGTTAACGTTGGCTGATGTTTGCAAAGAGCATGGGCTTTTGATGGTGAATTTCGCTACTGGATGTATTTTTGAGTATGACGATGCTCATCCGTTAGGTTCAGGCATTGGGTTTAAGGAAGAAGACAAACCCAATTTCACTTGTTCCTTCTATTCAAAAACCAAGGCCATGGTAATTCCTCCCATCCTTCCTACTAATTTTTATTATCTACAAAATTTGCAAATAGATCATAGATCagtcaatttctttttctttttttttttcccctccgaACCAGGTTGAAGAACTTCTGAATGAATATGACAACGTGTGCACCCTCAGAGTCCGAATGCCAATATCATCTGATCTGAGCAATCCACGAAACTTCATCACGAAAATTGCAAAATATGACAAAGTGGTCAATATCCCCAACAGCATGACCATATTGGATGAGCTGCTACCCATTTCAATTGAGATGGCCAAACGGAACTTGAGGGGCATATGGAACTTCATAAACCCAGGTGTTGTGAGCCATAACGAGATTCTCGAGATGTACAAGAAGTACATCAACCCTAACTTCAAATGGGTTAATTTCACGCTAGATGAGCAAGCCAAGGTTATCATTGCCCCTCGTAGCAACAATGAAATGGACGCATCCAAATTGAAGAACGAATTCCCTGAGTTGTTGTCTATTAAGGAATCACTGATCAAGTACGTTTTTGAACCCAACAAGAAAAGCTTCACTGCTTGACTCGCATATAGCCATTTGATAAAAGTAAGAAGAGATCTTTGCCTGATGCACGAGTCCGCTTTCCGTTAAAAATCATATATCTTCAAATTCTTGTCATTCTTTTTCATATTGTCCTTTTCATTGATTTATATGCTGCGATATCTAGCGTGATTCCACATGGTGGTCTATATTACCATTTGTTTGTTCTTATAGTATGTCTGGTGTGGTAATGAACTCCAGAACTATGTATGCTATGTTTATGTCTCCTTCCAGTTTGGATTTGTGTAATAAATTGGATTTTACTATATGAAGCCGCTTCTCTTCagtttcacttttcttttccaagttTTTCTTGATTCACTGGATTATATTGTGTATGATATTATAAGTGTCTTGCTTTACGTAATTAGTTCTGAAATTCAATCAACCACATGAAAGCCCACATTTGTATGGGAGACTGCAGTTGAAGATGTTGCGTGTTTACAAACTCAGCTGCATGATTGCACTTTTTAATACGCCTTGTTTGTTCCCTTCGAAATAACAGCTTCCAAGTAGTCCTTGGCCTCTTGGAAATTACCTTGAAATGCTTGTCACTACAACAATTATGGCTTTTCATGACAAAAACTAGTGAAGAAAATAGTACTAATTTTGTGAGAAAATAGAGTTTCATCTTCTATAACACCGAAGGAAACAATAAACAGACGAGAAATTTAAATTTCCTGGTCATACATCAATAATTAGCAACAAAAGTAGCATTTTATCGttcaacacaaacaaaaagaacTGTACgcaaggaaattttttatttcttgccCCCGAAAATGCTTTTCAGTGCGCCAAATCATGGAGAGCACATTACTGAGTTCTATTTTTGTCTCTATTGGCAATCATTTTGGCGAGGAAAGCTATTTCATCGGAAATATTATTGGCGGTCTTGGGGCATTGCCACGTTGTGCCCCAATACCCTCATTCACCACACATTCCTGTGGGTCAGTTGGTTCATTAAACCTCGctcaatatcatttttttttcttaataactCTCTTTTCCTTGCTATGTGTTAACCTATTGTCGAAGCAACTAAACTGTAATCAGTCACCGAACTACTGTGGGTGATACTCTCTGTTCTGTCATTTCCCCCTTTTTCTTCACATCAGAATTTGCTATTTGTAGCAACTTGTTTTTGCCTAGTTTTCTCATATCTTGAAGTACTTGATGTTTTTGTGCTTATGCTAGTTTATCTTTTTCTGCAACTTCTTGTGGTTCTCGCGCCTTTCCAGTAATGGTGGTCCTTTTTATCCTTTGTACTCAGAGAATATTAAAGCCCCGTCAagtttttctattttgtatCACTAGATATTTATGCTAGCCTATGAAAGAAGGCACATTCTTACTAGTGAGAAGATAACTCATGGTTGGTTCACTATATCATACTTAATATGCCCACAAAGACTTATCTCCTTTTTTGCGTAATTGCAAAAACTAACCTTTATTAGTTTATGAACTATTAATAGAAGTATTTCTTGGCACTGGTGGATGCCTTTTTGCCTACTGTTTCATTCACTTTTTTCAGGGTTTAAGACTCGATTACTCACTTTTGCAAATCTCCTATATAGAGCAATTCCAGCTGGTGAGAATGGAGTtttaaacttcaaaattgcacAGTGGTAGGGCATAACCTGTTGGGTTCAAGATAAATTGAAACCCAACTTGAAACTCTAATTACATtaccccctccccctccccctccccgtCTCCGTCCCCCTCCCCCtcaacttttttgttatttttggtgTAGATAAACTTTACTCCTGGAAAGACCTCATTTAGTAACCAATAGAAGCTGTGTTTACAGACATGAATGTGATCCTTGGGGCCGTATGCTATTCACTACCTACTCTGAGAAGTTTTATATATGTTGCTA
The sequence above is drawn from the Rhododendron vialii isolate Sample 1 chromosome 6a, ASM3025357v1 genome and encodes:
- the LOC131329923 gene encoding trifunctional UDP-glucose 4,6-dehydratase/UDP-4-keto-6-deoxy-D-glucose 3,5-epimerase/UDP-4-keto-L-rhamnose-reductase RHM1-like isoform X1 yields the protein MWDMNSCLDMAEYEPKNILITGAAGFIASHVANRLIRNYPHYKIVVLDKLDYCSNLKNLRPSQSSPNFKFIKGDIASADLVNFVLLTESIDTIMHFAAQTHVDNSFGNSFEFTKNNIYGTHVLLEACKVTGQIKRFIHVSTDEVYGETDEDALVGNHEASQLLPTNPYSATKAGAEMLVMAYGRSYGLPVITTRGNNVYGPNQFPEKMIPKFILLAMRGQTLPIHGDGSNVRSYLYCEDVAEAFETILHKGEVGHVYNIGTDKERTVLDVAKDICRLFSLEADQVIKFVENRPFNDQRYFLDHQKLKNLGWSERTTWAEGLKKTMEWYLSNPDWWGDVSGALLPHPRMLMMPGIERNASDVGISAASYMANSSHRKGMVIPVPKTNPSIQKPLLKFLIYGRTGWIGGLLGKLCEKQGIPFEYGKGRLQERSQVLADIQSVRPTHVLNAAGVTGRPNVDWCESHKPETISTNVVGTLTLADVCKEHGLLMVNFATGCIFEYDDAHPLGSGIGFKEEDKPNFTCSFYSKTKAMVEELLNEYDNVCTLRVRMPISSDLSNPRNFITKIAKYDKVVNIPNSMTILDELLPISIEMAKRNLRGIWNFINPGVVSHNEILEMYKKYINPNFKWVNFTLDEQAKVIIAPRSNNEMDASKLKNEFPELLSIKESLIKYVFEPNKKSFTA
- the LOC131329923 gene encoding trifunctional UDP-glucose 4,6-dehydratase/UDP-4-keto-6-deoxy-D-glucose 3,5-epimerase/UDP-4-keto-L-rhamnose-reductase RHM1-like isoform X2, whose product is MAEYEPKNILITGAAGFIASHVANRLIRNYPHYKIVVLDKLDYCSNLKNLRPSQSSPNFKFIKGDIASADLVNFVLLTESIDTIMHFAAQTHVDNSFGNSFEFTKNNIYGTHVLLEACKVTGQIKRFIHVSTDEVYGETDEDALVGNHEASQLLPTNPYSATKAGAEMLVMAYGRSYGLPVITTRGNNVYGPNQFPEKMIPKFILLAMRGQTLPIHGDGSNVRSYLYCEDVAEAFETILHKGEVGHVYNIGTDKERTVLDVAKDICRLFSLEADQVIKFVENRPFNDQRYFLDHQKLKNLGWSERTTWAEGLKKTMEWYLSNPDWWGDVSGALLPHPRMLMMPGIERNASDVGISAASYMANSSHRKGMVIPVPKTNPSIQKPLLKFLIYGRTGWIGGLLGKLCEKQGIPFEYGKGRLQERSQVLADIQSVRPTHVLNAAGVTGRPNVDWCESHKPETISTNVVGTLTLADVCKEHGLLMVNFATGCIFEYDDAHPLGSGIGFKEEDKPNFTCSFYSKTKAMVEELLNEYDNVCTLRVRMPISSDLSNPRNFITKIAKYDKVVNIPNSMTILDELLPISIEMAKRNLRGIWNFINPGVVSHNEILEMYKKYINPNFKWVNFTLDEQAKVIIAPRSNNEMDASKLKNEFPELLSIKESLIKYVFEPNKKSFTA